From the genome of Candidozyma auris chromosome 2, complete sequence, one region includes:
- the ILV5 gene encoding ketol-acid reductoisomerase, with product MSFRNATIRMARQASGAAAKQIAAKRSLAALATRSAAATKPVVSAAPLATRGLKTINFGGTEEVVHERADWPREKLLEYFKNDTMALIGYGSQGYGQGLNLRDNGLNVIIGVRKNGASWKAAIEDGWVPGENLFDVKEAITKGTIIMNLLSDAAQSETWPDLKPLITEGKTLYFSHGFSPVFKDLTKVEPPSNVDVILAAPKGSGRTVRSLFLEGRGINSSYAVWNDVTGKAEEKAIAMAVAIGSGYVYQTTFEREVNSDLYGERGCLMGGIHGMFLAQYEVLRENGHTPSEAFNETVEEATQSLYPLIGKYGMDYMYDACSTTARRGALDWYPRFKDALKPVFVELYESVKNGTETQRSLDFNGAPDYRERLEEELETIRNMEIWKVGKEVRKLRPENQ from the coding sequence ATGTCCTTCAGAAACGCTACCATCCGCATGGCTCGCCAGGCTTCTGGCGCTGCCGCTAAGCAGATTGCTGCTAAGAGAAGCCTTGCTGCCTTGGCTACCAGATCCGCTGCTGCTACTAAGCCTGTCGTGAGTGCCGCTCCATTGGCTACCCGTGGTCTTAAAACCATCAATTTTGGTGGCACCGAAGAGGTTGTCCACGAGCGTGCTGACTGGCCCAGAGAGAAATTGTTGgagtacttcaagaacgACACCATGGCGCTTATTGGTTACGGGTCCCAGGGTTACGGTCAGGGTTTGAACTTGAGAGACAATGGTTTGAACGTGATCATCGGTGTTAGAAAGAACGGTGCCTCCTGGAAGGCTGCCATTGAGGACGGCTGGGTGCCAGGCGAGAACTTGTTCGACGTCAAGGAGGCCATCACTAAGGGTACGATCATCATGAACTTGTTGTCTGACGCAGCCCAGTCCGAGACGTGGCCAGACCTCAAGCCATTGATCACCGAGGGCAAGACCTTGTACTTCTCCCACGGATTCTCTCCAGtcttcaaggacttgaCCAAGGTTGAGCCTCCATCCAACGTGGATGTCATCTTGGCTGCTCCAAAGGGTTCCGGTAGAACCGTGAGATCCTTGTTTTTGGAGGGCAGAGGTATCAACTCCTCTTACGCCGTGTGGAACGATGTCACCGGCAAGGCCGAGGAGAAGGCCATTGCCATGGCTGTGGCCATTGGCTCTGGTTACGTGTACCAGACCACTTTCGAGAGAGAGGTCAACTCTGACTTGTACGGTGAGAGAGGCTGCTTGATGGGTGGTATCCACGGTATGTTCTTGGCTCAGTACGAAGTGTTGAGAGAGAACGGTCACACCCCATCCGAGGCTTTTAACGAGACCGTCGAGGAGGCCACCCAGTCTTTGTACCCATTGATCGGTAAGTACGGTATGGACTACATGTACGATGCCTGCTCCACCACTGCCAGAAGAGGTGCCTTGGACTGGTATCCAAGATTCAAGGACGCTTTGAAGCCAGTGTTCGTTGAGTTGTACGAATCTGTCAAGAATGGTACCGAGACTCAGAGATCTTTGGACTTCAACGGTGCCCCAGACTACAGAGAGAGattggaggaggagttggagaCCATCAGAAACATGGAGATCTGGAAGGTCGGTAAGGAGGTGAGAAAGTTGCGTCCTGAGAACCAGTAA
- the PRX1 gene encoding thioredoxin peroxidase yields the protein MTEKKTLRLGSTAPDFTAETSNGPISFHEYIGNSWAILFSHPDDFTPVCTTELGAFAKLQPEFEKRNTKLIGLSANGTESHKAWIKDIDEITGSQLTFPIIADPERKIAHAYDMIDYQDATNIDDKGVQLTIRSVFIIDPSKKIRLILSYPASTGRNTAEVLRVLDSLQTGDKHRVTTPINWVPGDDVIVHPSVSNEEAKTLFPKFRIIKPYLRLTPLEKQ from the coding sequence ATGACCGAGAAGAAAACCTTGAGATTGGGCTCTACCGCCCCTGACTTCACCGCAGAGACCTCTAACGGTCCCATCTCTTTCCACGAGTACATTGGCAACTCGTGGGCCATCTTGTTCTCTCACCCAGACGACTTCACTCCAGTGTGTACGACTGAATTGGGTGCCTTTGCCAAGTTGCAGCCagagtttgagaagagaaacacCAAGCTCATCGGTTTGTCTGCCAATGGCACTGAGTCCCACAAGGCCTGGATCAAGGACATTGACGAGATCACTGGCTCACAATTGACCTTCCCAATCATTGCAGACCCAGAGAGAAAGATTGCTCACGCCTACGATATGATTGACTACCAGGACGCCACCAACATTGACGACAAGGGTGTGCAGCTCACCATCAGATCTGTGTTCATCATTGACCcatccaagaagatcagaTTGATTTTGTCGTACCCAGCCTCCACTGGTAGAAACACTGCTGAGGTCTTGAGAGTGTTGGACTCTTTGCAGACTGGTGACAAGCACAGAGTGACCACTCCAATCAACTGGGTTCCAGGTGACGACGTCATTGTTCACCCATCTGTGTCGAACGAGGAGGCCAAGACGTTGTTCCCCAAGTtcagaatcatcaagcCATACTTGCGTTTGACCCCATTGGAGAAACAATAA